One segment of Pleomorphomonas sp. PLEO DNA contains the following:
- a CDS encoding ABC transporter substrate-binding protein, whose product MYRTTLQGILLASSILAGVGAAAAADVTLNIESWRNDDLQIWQEKIIPAFEAKHPGIKITFSPSAPTEYNAALNAKLDAGSAGDLVACRPFDTSLQLFDKGKLEDLTGLAGMKNFSEVAKAAWSTDDGKKTFCVPMASVIHGFIYNKDAFAKVGAEVPKTVDQFFAVLDKLKADGTYIPMAMGTKDMWEAATMAYQNIGPTYWKGEEGRKALIAGTQKLTDEPWVEPFRVLAKWKPYLGDGFEAQTYPDSQNLFTLGRAAIYPAGSWEISLFNTAGLKLGAFPPPVVKDGDACYISDHNDIAMGLNAASAHKEEAKAFLEWVASPEFASIYANALPGFFSLNSTAVDMTDPLAKEFVSWRETCKPTIRSTYQILSRGTPNLENETWTESANVINGTDTPEAAAKKLQDGLDSWYKPAK is encoded by the coding sequence ATGTATCGCACCACGTTGCAGGGTATCCTGCTGGCATCGAGCATTCTCGCCGGCGTTGGCGCGGCCGCGGCGGCCGACGTCACGCTCAACATCGAGAGCTGGCGCAACGACGACCTTCAGATCTGGCAAGAAAAGATCATTCCGGCGTTTGAAGCCAAGCATCCCGGTATCAAGATCACCTTCTCGCCGAGCGCACCGACCGAATACAACGCCGCGCTCAACGCCAAGCTCGACGCGGGCTCTGCCGGCGATCTCGTCGCCTGCCGGCCGTTCGATACCTCGCTACAGCTGTTCGACAAGGGCAAACTCGAGGATCTTACCGGCCTCGCCGGCATGAAGAACTTCTCCGAAGTCGCCAAGGCCGCTTGGAGCACCGACGACGGTAAGAAGACCTTCTGCGTGCCGATGGCGTCAGTTATCCACGGCTTCATCTACAACAAGGACGCCTTCGCGAAGGTCGGCGCCGAGGTACCGAAGACGGTCGATCAGTTCTTCGCCGTGCTCGACAAGCTGAAGGCCGACGGCACCTACATCCCCATGGCCATGGGCACCAAGGACATGTGGGAAGCCGCCACCATGGCCTACCAAAATATCGGCCCGACCTACTGGAAGGGCGAAGAAGGCCGCAAGGCGCTGATCGCCGGCACCCAGAAGCTGACCGACGAGCCGTGGGTCGAACCCTTCCGCGTGCTCGCCAAGTGGAAGCCGTATCTCGGTGATGGTTTCGAGGCGCAGACCTACCCCGACAGCCAGAACCTGTTCACGCTCGGCCGTGCTGCCATCTACCCGGCTGGTTCTTGGGAGATCTCGCTGTTCAACACCGCCGGCCTGAAGCTCGGCGCCTTCCCGCCGCCGGTCGTCAAGGACGGAGACGCCTGCTACATCTCCGACCACAATGACATCGCCATGGGCCTCAACGCGGCCAGCGCCCACAAGGAAGAGGCCAAGGCGTTCCTCGAGTGGGTCGCCTCGCCGGAGTTCGCCTCGATCTACGCCAACGCACTGCCGGGCTTCTTCAGCCTGAACTCGACGGCCGTCGACATGACCGACCCGCTGGCCAAGGAATTCGTTTCCTGGCGCGAGACCTGCAAGCCGACCATCCGTTCGACCTACCAGATCCTGTCGCGCGGCACGCCCAACCTCGAGAACGAGACCTGGACGGAATCGGCCAACGTCATCAACGGCACCGATACGCCGGAGGCTGCTGCCAAGAAGCTGCAAGACGGCCTCGACAGCTGGTACAAGCCGGCCAAGTGA